A region of the Candidatus Hydrogenedens sp. genome:
CATTTGAAAATGAAGAATTTGAATTATTAGCCAATAATCCCAACATTAGGGCTTTTATCTATTCCTATTGCCAGTTTATCAATATAGACCCAAGACCGTATTACGATTTTTATTTAGAATGGTTGCGAAATCAACGCATTTCCAATGAACCCAAAAAAATATCTCCCCTCGATATACCCCGAGGAAATATAGAATTACCACCCTGGTTAGAACCGTTAATTACATGGGGGATTGTTTGTGCTGTGCTTGTTTTATCCTGGCTTGCCTATTCCTTCTTCACTCAACCTATTCGTGAAGACCCTTCATTAAAAGTGAATGCTGGAACTGTTGAAGCACCGGTAGTCCATTTTAATGAAGATTTTTAATTTTATAACAAAGTAACAGCACAGTTATTATGAAAATAAATTTGCCCAATCAGCTTTCTATCGCACGATGTATTCTTGCTATTATTTTTGTTTTTTTCATGTCCTTTACTCATTGGATACCTTTCGCAATTGCTTATATCATCTTTATTATCGCAGCAATCACCGATTATTGGGATGGGAAAATTGCACGGCAGACAAAAAGTATTACAAAATTTGGACAATTAATTGACCCTATTGCTGATAAAGTATTAATGGTTGCTGCATTTGTAATGATGATGAAGTTGGAAGAATTGAAAATCCCCGGTTGGTGTGTTGTAATTATTTTTGCCCGTGAATTTTTAGTTACAGGAATTCGAACCCTTGCGGCGGCGGATGGTACCATTATCCCTGCAGACCCATGGGGCAAATTGAAAACGGTGCTCCAGATGACTTATGTAATAGCCTTTCTTTTTTTAGCCACAGCAAGAAGATTTTTTTTAGATGTCTCGTTCTCTTTTATGCCTGAAAATATGATAAAATTATATGACCCGTTGTTAGGGAAAACATCATTGGTGTTCATGATGTTTATTGCCATATATACTCTTTATTCCGGATGTGAAATCTTATGGAAAAATTGGGAAAAACTGAAACTGGACTAAATCCTTCACAACCTCATATTAATATAGAGAAAGAAGAAGTTATGTCTAAAGTCATAATTGATTTAGATGCTTATCGCAATAATCTTCAGGTGGTAAAAAATCTTGTAGGTTCTTCCGTGCGAATTATTGCCGTGGTAAAAGCCAATGCTTACGGACATGGGCTTGTTCCCGTCTCAAAATGTGCTGAAAAATGGGGAGTGAACATGCTGGCGGTTGCCAATATCGAAGAAGGTATTACTTTGCGAGAGAATGGGATAAAGATACCTATTCTTGTTTTACTTCAACCTCATGATGATGAATTGCCTGCACTTATTGAATACAATCTTACCCCGCTACTATCAGAGGTGGAAGTTGCGAAGAAAATTTCCGAATTAGCAACTCGTGTTAAAAAGAACATTTCTATTCATTGTAAAATTGACACAGGAATGGGTCGGCAGGGCTTTAGCATGGATACTGCCATAAAAGATATAAAAGGTGTCGTTTATCTGCCCCATATTGATATTGAAGGTG
Encoded here:
- the pgsA gene encoding CDP-diacylglycerol--glycerol-3-phosphate 3-phosphatidyltransferase; the protein is MKINLPNQLSIARCILAIIFVFFMSFTHWIPFAIAYIIFIIAAITDYWDGKIARQTKSITKFGQLIDPIADKVLMVAAFVMMMKLEELKIPGWCVVIIFAREFLVTGIRTLAAADGTIIPADPWGKLKTVLQMTYVIAFLFLATARRFFLDVSFSFMPENMIKLYDPLLGKTSLVFMMFIAIYTLYSGCEILWKNWEKLKLD
- a CDS encoding helix-turn-helix domain-containing protein, encoding MDKGQKKFGDKLREQRELLGLSIQHVFEQTRVPIQYIKAFENEEFELLANNPNIRAFIYSYCQFINIDPRPYYDFYLEWLRNQRISNEPKKISPLDIPRGNIELPPWLEPLITWGIVCAVLVLSWLAYSFFTQPIREDPSLKVNAGTVEAPVVHFNEDF